AATTCCTGGCGACAAATGGAGTTGGTGGTGTTGAACCGCTTCGGGACCCTGCCCGATCATCAGACCGACCTCCTTGAACGCTTCCTGGAAGCGGATTGGCTGGATCGCCGTCACGCGCAGATGCTGGCGGCGGAACTATCGCAGGTGTTGAGCAAAATAATGGGCGGATAAGAACCCCTTCGACGTTACTCAGGATACACATGGAAACCTTGTATAAATTGGGCGTGATCTTCAGCGTGAAGGACAGACTCACGGGAGCGATGACCCGCATGCAAAAGATGATGGGGCGCTTCCGGAGCCTGACCCGTACCACGGGAAAGGCGATGGTCGGCATGGCTCTGGGCGCAGGTCTGGCCATGGTGCCCACCGTGAGCACTTACGCCAACTTCGAGAAAACGATGGCGGCGGTGGGCGTCGTCTCCGGGGCCACGGAAAACCAGATCAAGCGACTGACCGACAAGGCCATCCAGTTGGGCATCGAGACCGAGCATTCCTCGAACGCCGCCGCCCAAGGATTCCTGCAACTATCCAAGGCCGGTTTCACCGTGGATCAGCAGTTGAAGGCGATCCGCCCGTCCCTGTTGCTGGCCACGGCTGGGCAATTGGACCTGGCGAACGCATCCGGCACAATGGCGGTCGGCATCAAGGGCTTTGGCTTGAACGTGCGGGATGCGGCGCGGGTTACCGACGTGCTGATCGCGGCCACCCAGAAAACCCGGCTCCGGGCGGATGAATACGAGCAGTCATTGGGGCAACTCGGACCGGCCGCAACCGGGGCCAATCAGGGCTTCGAGCAGATGATCGCCCTGCTGGGGCTGCTCAAGGATCAGGGGGGCACCGCCATCCGCAGGGCGGAACAGATCAAGACCGCATTGATTTCCATCCAGGCCCCCACGGGAGCCGCCGCGAAACAGATCAGCGCTCTTGTGCGGGACGCCTCGGGAAATCTGCTCCCCTTCGCCGACATCGTGGACCGCATCGAAGGGAAGCTGCAAGGGATGAACAAAGCAGCCCAGGATGCGGCGCTGGTGAAGATATTCGGGCGGGAGGGCCTGCCCGTGATCCAGGCGCTGAGGAAGGCGCAATTCGCCGATCCCATTACCGGGGAGACCCTGAAAGGCACAGCCGCGTTGCGGGAGTTGGAACGGGTATTGAAGAATTCCCAGGGCACGGGGCGGCGCTTCGCGAGCGTCTTCCTCGATACCTTCGCCGGTAAGTTCCAGTTGCTGAAGGGATCCATCGAAACCTTCTCAAACGTGGTCGGCAAGCTGTTCGCCGAGAAGCTGGAGCCGTTTGTAGTGGGACTGACCAAGGGCTTGAACATCCT
The Candidatus Glassbacteria bacterium DNA segment above includes these coding regions:
- a CDS encoding phage tail tape measure protein gives rise to the protein METLYKLGVIFSVKDRLTGAMTRMQKMMGRFRSLTRTTGKAMVGMALGAGLAMVPTVSTYANFEKTMAAVGVVSGATENQIKRLTDKAIQLGIETEHSSNAAAQGFLQLSKAGFTVDQQLKAIRPSLLLATAGQLDLANASGTMAVGIKGFGLNVRDAARVTDVLIAATQKTRLRADEYEQSLGQLGPAATGANQGFEQMIALLGLLKDQGGTAIRRAEQIKTALISIQAPTGAAAKQISALVRDASGNLLPFADIVDRIEGKLQGMNKAAQDAALVKIFGREGLPVIQALRKAQFADPITGETLKGTAALRELERVLKNSQGTGRRFASVFLDTFAGKFQLLKGSIETFSNVVGKLFAEKLEPFVVGLTKGLNILIKWTRENPKAARNFRDAAIQAGKLVAAIGGVALAMAAIMFVLGPFATAFSLLFLNPIGLGLVTVLALVTSIAILIRRWEDFKQAVKDPVNIGGLKIAEFLDKIFNLSALRKKGTPTASDKLAELNRKIAEKPLRSGIPSIDAAADVGLIFKSELGNILSEVNSAIQSSLKETLLGTGEKVPGEEAPGAGSVFRIGQLILNGVNDPEKLVEELEKFSGPYLPAGQE